TATGCATAGCCAATAAAACATATCTGCCAAAGGCGTGGTTTAGGGTTTAGCATCAGCTTAGATTCTTGAgcatatacatataatgtactGACATCTATATGTACACCATATCCTTTGAAGTGCATGTAGTGAATACAATGCATCTGTGATTCATTTTGTCATGCCGCTGCCGAAAGCATATCTCCGTACGATTTTCACGGACAGTGTGTCGCTTGTTGGTTTACACCTATCAACAGAGGATGAATATACTGTAACCAAAAGCGTGACGAGAAAATTAATGAATTGTCTAGGTCACAATAGTAAACGTGTATCGATGCCAGGCCAGTAATGTCCTGTAAAAGCGAAAGGAAAATTGTTGGTCAGTAGTGGAATAAACCAGTTATAGAAGCCACGATGATGACGACTTGGTGTCTTAACGAGACGAATGTGCTCGTGCGTTTCTGTTGGTGTTTGTAGTTATTCATCgtctcacacacacgcacacacatacacgtatacGGAGTATAGTTATAcacttgtacactgtatatgtatatacatatacaatatacatacattaatTACATActatatgtatgtacacacacacacacacatatacatgtatatgtatatatatatatatatatatatgtatatgtatatatatatatatatatatatatatatatatatatatatataatgatttaTTTGTATAGCCATCGTTGTCGGACAATCGGTTTAATTTGATTTCGGAGGGGATCACAGCCACTTACTCCTGATTTCAACTAATAAGGATTCTAATGCTATTCTATTTTAAGAAGCCAATGTTGACAGTATATTTATTCAACAAAGACAACAAACCAACACCtttaaaagaaaccaaaacccaaagagaaatgtggattgagtgaatgcagcaacattagaacacatcagtgaaagtttgaggaaaattggacaatcgatgcaaaagttacgaatttttaaagttttggtgttggaaccgctggatgaggagactactagaggttttGGCGCCATGTGTggacaataatataaagaaacTTTAAAGGGAATTCCACGAAAATTcatttgtcatgaaaattacacactccatcaacttgatactgacataatatgttaagggtagcaattattcacccccccccccctgctttctgaaagctgctggtcaaatgctctttcattatgctagaaaagtgaatttttgtagaattccctttatattttctttgtattgttgtccacacaatATGAcgccataacctctagtagtctcctcatccagcggtttgaACATTAAAGCGTTACATCTCCGTCAGTGTGAGTTCTATGAGTATATTACATCAAACTGCATGGTTATGACAAGACACAATCAACAATGTGTGCAGTAATCAAATCTTAAAGAAGTCAAATGCATCCGCTAGGCATAGCTTATTCTTGTAACTTTTACGGCAAGTTTGTCAACATTGTCAATTGTCAACTTCGAGCTGATCTGTTTGTGGTATGTATTGTATGTACAGGGAGTAACTTATCATCAATTGCAATAATGTTCAGCACAACTAGCCACACTACCGAAGGGCGTAGAACCAGTCAGTCAAGAGAAGCCATGagtcttaaagggtgtgtacagttctggtcgaggtgtagatttagcttttagcATTTTgccagatattcagaaaccactctatgagatgtcaaagagcatgcagttctacggggtatcaaaagtttattcgatgaaaatcggttttgaaatggctgtgatatccaaaaacaagatgaaacaaagagatccaataaagttggggcatgtcgccttttattattagcacttttttggatatctcagccatttgaaaaccaattttcatcaaataaacgttgaatccttcttagaattacatgctctttcataattcataagaggcttttcattatctcacttaggaatgttcaaaacatgaatccctacctcaaccagtactgcacagtccctttaatgcttATAGAACCTTACAAAGTTCGGTACGCGTGTTTAGAAATGATGTTATCCTGTGGCCATCAATAATGTGCAAGCGCACagtcaaaaaataataaataaataaataaataaatgaaaatgataaatacatactagtatatgaatAAGATTGCGGCGACATTAAAAGTGTTAATCGTGATGAAAAAGTCTGTTGCAAATCGTATTTCGTCAATATCAACACTGAATTTGCGCTCTTCACTTTCTTTGGACCCATTATACCCCTGTACGTTACCAGGATTTTCAGTTTTGCTGCCCGCATCGTGCTTTTACTTTGCCATTGTTTGCGTCGTTCATTTATTGATCAGCATCAGCAGGGGACGCTAATATGCATGACGCGTAATAAGAGCACAATGTAACGGTATAAATTCATGGCGCCAATGGCCAATTCGAAACCAATCgagcaaaatatgaaaaacgaAATAAGTTATAATTATACCTGCCACATCTCGAGGAAAGAAAGCAGTCTGATTTTCCTAGAAAAGGATTCGCAGGCAGGTAAAATCAAATGTACACTCGTAAGTCAGTCTTTTTACTACTTATACGTTTTCATCAATAAGCCCTTAAAATCATCGCGCACTATCCCTCTTGATTTTTATATCTGCGTTTGTCGTGTGATCCTTTTTGTATGCAGAACATTGTTTCCCTTTGTGCGCCCATTTTGATCGTGTTTTTCACTGTCAGTTTTATCGCCTTTGCATATGGACGAATGTAGCCTATGGGGTACCTCGTATACCCTTCATACGGTTGCGTGTGATCTTAGCATAATAATGGTAGTCTTTATATACATATTGCCCagcaataatacatgtaccattcaAACCAAATACAATTTTATCACAATTTGAGATCGTATCAAGTGTCTTGTATGCACTTATAATTACATCTCAttcaattatacattgtattgaagaaaacaaaatgtaatttgccaACATATGATTCAAATACAAGATAACGCTTAATTTAGGGTTTATGCCAGTACGAATGTGTATCTATGCGTAACGGATAGTACTGTATGTGTTtacgtgtatgtgtatgtatgtgtgtatgtataaatgtTTAGGTATATGAGTAGTATGCATAGCACgtataaatataattatttgtgtgtatgcatttaTGCATATGTTTGTGCTTGTATGTGTGCCTTTCTacttatacatttgtacatcatAGACCTATGTATGCATGGATGCTTTCTAATCAGGGGTATAAGGGCCTGCTAATGTTTGTTAACGTGCCGTTGGAAATGTGAAATAGGTTCTGTCTGTTAGATGACAAAAAGGGCGAGTGATGTTCGAGTGAGTATTTCACTTGATCTGGAGGACCATAATTGTGTCCATGAGCACGACACAGATCAGGTAGATGATGAGGAAGAAGCGATCGACGACCCTGGCAACGTTCTGCCACTCCGTCGTCACTTGTTCGTCTCTGTCGCGCTCGGCGTAGCGGCAAGCCAGGAACCTCAGGTTGGTCTGGATGTCCATGAAGGCGCGGTCTTTCCACGAGAATCTCTGTGGTGGCGGCTGGTGATGGTGTCCTACACCACAAGACCCGCCAGCCACCCCGCTGGCCACTCCCTGCATGCCGGGGTCAGTCTCACCGAAACAGTCTCCCGTCTGGTTGATGGCCGATTCCTCCTTCAGCATATGGTCGGTGGAGGAAGGCGACAGCGAGGCGGGGCTGCTGATCTGCGGCATGAGCTCAAAGTGGCCGCCGCTCCCGTGCAAACTCGGTGTTCCACTCGGATGGGTGTAGGAACTACCCTCACCGCACTTTGGGGAGTCCACGCTCATGCAGAGGATGCTGCTGAGCACCCGAAGGAAGACGTGACGCACCCAGCGGGGTACGGGGGCGCGCCGGTGGTGGAGACTGAGGACTAACACTGTCATCACCGTTGAGAAGGAGACCAggaagatggtgatgatgtagTATCGAGCTGTGAATCAAAAGAAAATTCACAAACTCTTAAAAGCTTTGGGAACAGGTCATGCTTTATAGAAGGAGGTACTGGTGAAGCTGTCTTGGGCTAAGTGAAATCTCGTCGCTTAAGTTTTTTCTCTTCCATTTGTTTTCAGCTTATTGTTgcgattattatcattattaatcattattattgtcattatcattgtaattgTTATTGTCATATTGCTATTAGTGtcaaatacatatatatcattattattctcaCTGTTATCACTATTTGATATTATCAGCATCATCAGCAACAAGATCATTCGTCAAGATACGCTTCATCACGGTCGTAGACGGTTATGTGAAATTGATTTCGTCAGTGGGCGTATAGTCGAGATTTGCACACTTCAACTTATCTTaacccccctcctcccccacccccccccccccaaaaaaaaaaaaagcgtgcCGGACTTTAACTTTGCGCAGTGGAAGGGGTTTGTCCCTTCTCCGTTCTACTTACCCAACACGGGGATGGAGTCACTGGTTGCCGGCATGTTCTCGGCGATGACGAGCATGAACACCGTCAACGACAGCAGCACTGTGATACCGAGGGAGACCTTCTCACCGGAGTTGCAGGGGAGAATGAACTCGACCATGGACATCATTGAGATGAGCACGCAAGGGATGACCAGGTTGACGATGTAGAACAGCGGCTTGCGTCGAATGTTGATGGTGAAGGTTACATCCGGGTACTCTTTGTCTGGACAGCAGGAGTAGACTTTTATGTTGCTATGGGCAACGATAGCTGTGGAGTGAGGAATCAATTCttgttaaatacaaattcatgcGGCGCAGGTTCGATATTCTGTGACATTATTAATGTTAAACAGAAGTATCTCCATAGCTGTTCGGTACGTGTATACGGAGTCATCACtcgaccgacacccacgagtcatacagcctacgagttcgacactgagaagaggtccatgagtcatgagttcgacactaggcaaataaagcctaTGAGTTCGActctaggtaaaaacagcccatgagtttgacagatacaacacgggacttaatgtgtcggtctcgtaagccttgttagcttagtgtcgaactaattaatgggctgtacgactcgttagctgtataactcatgggctgtatgacttgtgagctgtaagactcgtgggtgtcggtctcgtgacgtacagccggtaaaaacagcccacgagttgggctgtatgacttgttagctgtatgactcgtaggctgtatgactcgtgggtgtcggccctcgtgacgtgcacccgtgtATACACATCATCGTAACACCCTTTAGGCTTTTCAGAAGATACCTTTGTAAATGACGATCCTTATTATTataattcttatcattttcattttttgtattatcattatcattaacgttatcatcattgttgtgTTCCTAttgaaatcattattttctattttagcTGAGCTATTCATTGGCTATTTGGACGACGCTCATGATGCATCCATTTCTAATCGTACAGACTACAAACATTGCTCTTTAACTCTTTGAATAATGTCATACCAAATAAGGAGGTTAGTATAGGGTACGCAATTATTCAAGGTCGATGAGTTGAGATTTAGGTCTTTGGTTCCCTCTTACAAATCATTATCTTACAATAAAATCTAACATAATCCCAAGGTAGCATCCCCGTATTTCAAACCTTTTTTCTCGCTTGGCATAAATCTAAAAAACGCGGATTCATTCAGTGGACACAATGTAATGCTTACCGAGTGTATCCCACTCGCCGTTATAGTTGTAATTGGCAGCATCAGCCCTTCCCTCCAAGTAGTCAATGTAGCGTCGGTCGTGTTGCCACGACCCCATCTTCAGCTTACACTCCTGTTTGTCAAACGGATACAGGTACACGTCGATGTTGCACTCACTAATCATCGTAAGGGGCGCGCTCCAGTCGATCATCCCATCGTACTGCACGATGGTCAGTGTCTCGACCGTCATCAGTTGGTCGTTGCTTTTTTGTCGGCTTCGACATCGACAACATGGTCGATGAGGATAAGTGATAGGATGTAAAAAgacaaaatttgacatttttataTGATAATTTATATCACTCTTTAATTGCCACACCTGCAGAGATATACACAcccaataaaagaaatattaaagaatcAGATGTGATTGTTTGTTTAGTGTTAAACACACAAGAATTCTGAATTACAGTACAGAcagtaatcatggtaatagcaattatcaattcaatatttcctttgttttattcACCTTTAATTTAATGATACATTCCTGGTACGCAATCTATACAGACACTAAACACTAAACTATATTATAtagttttattttatatttcactATATCTATGTTGTTTCGATTACATACTATCCTGTATGTGTGATAATACAAACAATGTTTGAGTtgtatgttgtcatttttacatAGCAATTCTTATGATGCGACATGTGCAGATGAATGAGCAAATAAAGaataattgaatttaaaatgaattattttttgCTCGCTGTGCTTTGGTCGTTCGAgacattctattttctttttcagctaTTCTGAACGGGGTAAtaccacaagaccgacacccgtgagtcatacagcccacgagtcttatatggcccacgagttcgacactaggcaaataaagcccctgaGACCGACacaaggtaaaaacagcccacgagttcgacagatacaacacgcacggggtttaatgtgtcggtctcttgggccttgtttgcttagtgtcgaactcatgaacTGTATAATGACTCGTAGGCTGTAAACTCGtataggctgtatgactcatgggtgtcattctcgtgacgtgcacccttcTGCTCTACTCTGAAAACAGCAAGCAAGTTACAAtcatcaaaatatgatttatgaATATTCTAGAATTGGAACTGATACGTTTTACGTATAAACTTGGATGCCtcatcctaaaaaaaaaaaaaaaaaaaaaaggctagcCAAGTCTACACGTCATAACATAATACAGTGCACTGTATCAATGTAAACACATGCAAAATGGCTTTTATCGTACATTTTGCTTCgaaagaaaatgtatctttGTCACTTCTTTGATTTTGTCGAAATAGGGCAGTATAGTGAGGGCATAATGCTGTGGCAAGACAGGCAGACAAAATAGGAAAGTATAGGTAGGTAGAAAGATATACAGATAGATGAATATATTATTGTAGATAtaggtagatagaaagatatataagACCGATTAATATATTACTGTAGATATGTAGGTAaatagaaagatatatagacAGATGAATATATTACTGTAGATATgtagacagatagaaagatatataagACAGATGAATATATTACTGTAGATATGtaggtagatagaaagatatatagacAGACAAATATATTACTGTAGATATGTAGgtgtagatagaaagatatataggCAGGCGAATATATTACTGTAGATATGTAGGTGtagataaaaagatatatagaCAGGCGAATATATTACTgtagatatgtagatagatagaaagatatataagACAGATGAATATATTACTGTAGATATATGtaggtagatagaaagatatatagacAGATGAATATATTACTGTAGACTATGtaggtagatagaaagatattaTAGACAGACGAATATATTACTGTAGATATGTAGgtgtagatagaaagatatgtAGACAGGCGAATATATTACTGTAGTAGGTAGGTAGAATATATATAGACAGATGAATATATTACTGTAGATATGtaggtagatagaaagatatatagacAGGCGAATATATTACTGTAGATATGTAGGTAGATAGAAGATATATAGACAGATGAATATATTACTGTAGATATgtagataaatagaaagatatatAAGACAGATGAATATATTACTgtagatat
The Diadema setosum chromosome 21, eeDiaSeto1, whole genome shotgun sequence DNA segment above includes these coding regions:
- the LOC140244799 gene encoding neuronal acetylcholine receptor subunit alpha-10-like, giving the protein MKLSLYEETRRSLLINRVMCRHLVSQPGVALAITGVFHFSASSPLAFGLVSASPEQKQLVEDLFINNKYSRIVRPVLNESYTVNVTLELDLGQINLVNEKFQTLSTMVWLTQRWRDEYLMWDPLDYNNLTVLRIPASKIWLPDTVLYNTRQKSNDQLMTVETLTIVQYDGMIDWSAPLTMISECNIDVYLYPFDKQECKLKMGSWQHDRRYIDYLEGRADAANYNYNGEWDTLAIVAHSNIKVYSCCPDKEYPDVTFTINIRRKPLFYIVNLVIPCVLISMMSMVEFILPCNSGEKVSLGITVLLSLTVFMLVIAENMPATSDSIPVLARYYIITIFLVSFSTVMTVLVLSLHHRRAPVPRWVRHVFLRVLSSILCMSVDSPKCGEGSSYTHPSGTPSLHGSGGHFELMPQISSPASLSPSSTDHMLKEESAINQTGDCFGETDPGMQGVASGVAGGSCGVGHHHQPPPQRFSWKDRAFMDIQTNLRFLACRYAERDRDEQVTTEWQNVARVVDRFFLIIYLICVVLMDTIMVLQIK